From a single Bradyrhizobium sediminis genomic region:
- a CDS encoding sigma-70 family RNA polymerase sigma factor, which translates to MPLTDSLRDDILASVPSLRAFAISLSGNGDRADDLVQETLLRALANIDSFQPGSNLPAWLFTILRNLFRSDYRKRRREVEDAEGNYAKTLKTQPAQGAHLEFEEFRAALDKLPQDQREALILVGASGFSYEDAAAICGCAVGTIKSRVNRARTKLSALLYVDGADDFGPDETVRAVIGGGG; encoded by the coding sequence ATGCCTCTCACAGATTCGCTCCGCGACGACATCCTGGCGTCGGTTCCATCCTTGCGCGCATTCGCGATCTCGCTCAGCGGCAATGGCGACCGCGCCGATGACCTGGTGCAGGAGACGCTGCTGCGCGCGCTCGCCAATATCGACTCGTTCCAGCCCGGCTCCAACCTGCCGGCGTGGCTGTTCACGATCCTGCGCAACCTGTTCCGCTCCGACTACCGCAAGCGGCGGCGCGAGGTGGAAGATGCCGAGGGCAATTACGCCAAGACGCTGAAGACCCAGCCGGCGCAAGGCGCGCATCTGGAATTCGAGGAGTTCCGCGCCGCGCTCGACAAGCTGCCGCAGGACCAGCGCGAAGCGCTGATCCTGGTCGGCGCCTCCGGCTTCTCCTATGAGGACGCCGCCGCGATCTGCGGCTGCGCGGTCGGCACCATCAAGAGCCGCGTCAACCGCGCACGCACCAAGCTCTCCGCCCTGCTCTATGTCGACGGCGCCGACGACTTCGGCCCCGATGAAACGGTGCGCGCCGTGATCGGCGGCGGGGGGTAG
- a CDS encoding CHASE domain-containing protein: protein MVRLGFIIGFIALIGALLSGLAAYRVHDQELIVDGIAMARAIDVHASLVQDRLTERELLARVASGLFRAPSVIKANMLQPLRASIYAFKTDFVVASWIARLQPGELEAARKELAGEKFPNPSIRNFDDKPLDRQSLDGPVDVLMDAEPRNAATVAFPGRSFSQHPVLGPMFARAMTAGKPVASDPMPLLRSDGPVGVVLAAPVLPDGAAQPAGFVTFSYELAPLMLANDDLSLFSVALKDPNSADQELVATDRDHVGSRIVAPDAPPPSMVRTVSFGDRDWSLAYYAKNNAMMRARQTAAIVAAIGLALTGIVCGLFGYVAYNNLRLSREIQVRIGFERRLTAVIDELNHRVKNILAVIQSIVTRTLRHGADIDVARDLLIGRIHAMSNVVTLLSESQWQGVKLRGLFEARAIPHADRIAVSGPDIAVSARAAQSLSLLFFELASHSDEGLSLVGKHPHITAHWEVTGEEPDMTFQFRWEEFNTSAATRREDSDFGLILLDRVAPEALGGTAKRYFTDVSYVYELTAPMETVVDMTERDRTEQFSAPVRPMR from the coding sequence GTGGTTCGGCTCGGATTCATCATCGGCTTCATCGCATTGATCGGGGCTCTGCTCTCCGGGCTTGCGGCTTATCGCGTCCACGATCAGGAGCTGATCGTGGACGGCATCGCGATGGCGCGCGCCATCGACGTTCACGCCAGCCTGGTCCAGGACCGCCTGACCGAGCGTGAACTGCTCGCCCGCGTCGCCTCCGGCCTGTTCCGCGCCCCCTCGGTGATCAAGGCCAACATGCTGCAGCCGCTGCGGGCCTCGATATACGCTTTCAAGACCGATTTCGTGGTCGCAAGCTGGATTGCGCGGTTGCAGCCGGGCGAACTCGAGGCGGCGCGCAAGGAGCTGGCGGGCGAGAAGTTTCCCAATCCCTCGATCCGGAATTTCGACGACAAGCCGCTGGACCGGCAGTCGCTCGACGGGCCGGTCGATGTGCTGATGGACGCCGAACCCCGCAACGCGGCGACGGTGGCCTTTCCGGGCCGGTCGTTCAGCCAGCATCCGGTTCTCGGGCCGATGTTCGCCCGCGCCATGACGGCGGGCAAGCCGGTGGCGTCCGATCCGATGCCGCTGTTGCGCTCCGACGGGCCGGTCGGCGTTGTGCTTGCCGCGCCGGTTCTGCCTGACGGCGCCGCCCAGCCGGCGGGCTTCGTGACCTTTTCCTACGAGCTGGCGCCGCTTATGCTGGCCAACGACGATCTGTCGCTGTTCTCGGTGGCGCTGAAGGACCCCAACAGCGCCGATCAGGAACTGGTCGCGACCGATCGCGATCACGTCGGCTCCAGGATCGTGGCGCCGGACGCGCCGCCGCCGTCGATGGTGCGGACGGTGAGCTTCGGTGACCGCGACTGGTCGCTCGCCTATTACGCCAAGAACAACGCGATGATGCGCGCCCGGCAGACCGCCGCCATCGTGGCGGCGATCGGGCTTGCGCTGACCGGCATCGTCTGCGGGCTGTTCGGCTACGTCGCCTACAACAATCTGCGGCTCAGCCGCGAAATCCAGGTGCGCATTGGCTTCGAACGGCGGCTTACCGCTGTCATCGACGAGCTCAATCACCGCGTCAAGAACATCCTGGCGGTGATCCAGTCGATCGTGACGCGCACGCTGCGCCACGGCGCCGACATCGACGTCGCCCGCGATCTCCTGATCGGCCGCATCCATGCGATGTCGAACGTGGTGACGTTGTTGAGCGAAAGCCAGTGGCAGGGTGTCAAGCTGAGGGGGCTGTTCGAGGCGCGCGCGATTCCCCACGCTGATCGCATCGCGGTTTCCGGTCCCGATATCGCGGTGAGCGCGCGGGCGGCGCAGAGCCTGTCGCTGCTGTTCTTCGAACTGGCGTCGCATTCCGACGAGGGGCTGTCGCTGGTCGGCAAGCACCCGCACATCACGGCGCATTGGGAAGTGACCGGGGAAGAACCCGACATGACGTTTCAATTCCGCTGGGAAGAGTTCAACACCAGTGCCGCGACCCGCCGCGAGGATTCCGACTTCGGCCTGATCCTGCTCGACCGCGTCGCGCCCGAAGCGCTCGGCGGCACCGCGAAGCGGTACTTCACCGACGTCAGCTACGTCTACGAGCTCACCGCCCCGATGGAGACCGTCGTCGACATGACCGAGCGCGACCGCACCGAACAATTTTCCGCCCCGGTGAGGCCGATGCGGTAG
- the ureG gene encoding urease accessory protein UreG has protein sequence MSKSHGPLRIGIGGPVGSGKTALMDLLCKAMRERYDIAAITNDIYTKWDAEFLVRSGSLTPDRIAGVETGGCPHTAIREDASMNLAAVADMRAKFPDLDLVLIESGGDNLAATFSPELADLTIYVIDVAAGDKIPSKGGPGITRSDLLVINKIDLAPHVGASLEKMDTDAKRMRGARPFVMTNLKKREGLDRIIGFIEAKGGLEPAARARDKAREKAKAG, from the coding sequence ATGTCGAAATCTCACGGCCCGCTTCGCATCGGCATCGGCGGCCCGGTCGGCTCCGGCAAGACCGCGCTGATGGACCTGCTCTGCAAAGCCATGCGCGAGCGCTACGACATCGCCGCCATCACCAACGACATCTACACCAAATGGGATGCGGAATTCCTGGTGCGCTCGGGGTCGCTGACGCCGGACCGCATCGCCGGCGTCGAGACCGGCGGCTGCCCGCATACCGCGATCCGCGAGGACGCCTCGATGAACCTGGCCGCGGTCGCCGACATGCGCGCCAAATTTCCCGATCTCGACCTGGTGCTGATCGAATCCGGCGGCGACAATCTCGCCGCCACCTTCTCGCCCGAGCTCGCCGATCTCACCATCTACGTCATCGACGTCGCCGCCGGCGACAAGATCCCTTCCAAGGGCGGGCCCGGCATCACCCGTTCCGACCTGCTGGTGATCAACAAGATCGACCTCGCCCCGCATGTCGGCGCCTCGCTGGAGAAGATGGACACCGATGCGAAGCGGATGCGCGGCGCGCGACCCTTCGTCATGACCAACCTGAAAAAGCGCGAAGGCCTCGACCGCATCATCGGTTTCATCGAAGCCAAGGGCGGCCTCGAGCCGGCGGCCAGGGCCAGGGACAAGGCAAGGGAAAAGGCCAAGGCGGGCTGA
- a CDS encoding urease accessory protein UreF: MLMTTNKPPPVDDRDGMPEAEAAALYRLMTWLSPAFPVGAFSYSSGIEWAVEAGDVADAASLRDWLASMLADGSGFCDGVVLAHAHRAAASGDDAALCDIAELAAALVPSRERQLETSAQGRAFIDIARAAWPCEGLDQMIAACGGAIVYPVAVGLVSAAHAMPLAPTLHAFFHALASNWISAGARLIPLGQTDSQRVLAQLEPVVVATAKRATAAALDDLGSATFRADLASMRHETQYTRLFRS, translated from the coding sequence ATGCTCATGACCACAAATAAGCCGCCGCCGGTCGACGACCGGGACGGCATGCCGGAAGCCGAAGCCGCGGCGCTGTACCGGCTGATGACCTGGCTGTCGCCGGCCTTTCCGGTCGGCGCGTTTTCCTATTCCAGCGGCATCGAATGGGCGGTGGAAGCCGGCGATGTCGCCGATGCCGCCTCGTTGCGGGACTGGCTCGCCTCGATGCTCGCGGACGGCAGCGGCTTCTGCGACGGCGTGGTGCTGGCCCACGCCCACCGCGCCGCCGCATCGGGCGACGATGCAGCCTTGTGCGACATCGCGGAACTCGCCGCCGCCTTGGTGCCCTCGCGCGAGCGCCAGCTCGAAACCTCGGCGCAGGGCCGCGCCTTCATCGACATCGCGCGCGCGGCCTGGCCTTGCGAGGGGCTCGATCAGATGATCGCGGCCTGCGGCGGCGCGATCGTCTATCCGGTCGCGGTCGGGCTCGTCAGCGCAGCGCATGCGATGCCGCTAGCCCCCACCTTGCACGCGTTCTTTCACGCACTGGCGTCGAACTGGATTTCCGCAGGCGCGCGGCTGATTCCGCTCGGGCAGACCGACAGCCAGCGCGTGCTGGCGCAGCTCGAGCCGGTCGTCGTCGCCACCGCCAAACGGGCGACGGCCGCGGCGCTCGACGATCTCGGCAGCGCGACCTTCCGCGCCGATCTCGCCTCGATGCGGCACGAAACGCAGTATACGAGGTTGTTCCGGTCATGA
- a CDS encoding urease accessory protein UreE yields MIRATEVRGQHRWTEAPADAVVLDFDDRHRRRMAMTGTRGLEFLLDLETAVALRGGDALVLEDGRLVEVVAAPEPLAEIRCNDPHHLVRVAWHLGNRHLPTQITPKGLRIRRDHVIEAMVKGLGARVIEIEAPFDPEGGAYADSGHAHAPEVHDHSSHDHGHHHHGEHDHHHHDEHCDHDHHHGHSHAHDHK; encoded by the coding sequence ATGATCCGCGCCACCGAAGTCCGGGGACAGCATCGCTGGACGGAAGCGCCGGCCGATGCCGTGGTGCTCGATTTCGACGATCGGCACCGGCGGCGGATGGCGATGACCGGCACGCGCGGGCTGGAATTCCTGCTCGATCTCGAAACCGCCGTTGCGCTGCGCGGCGGCGACGCGCTGGTGCTCGAGGACGGCCGCCTGGTCGAGGTGGTCGCCGCTCCCGAGCCGCTGGCCGAGATCCGCTGCAACGATCCGCACCATCTGGTTCGGGTCGCCTGGCATCTCGGCAACCGCCATTTGCCGACCCAGATCACGCCCAAGGGCCTGCGCATCCGAAGGGACCACGTCATCGAGGCGATGGTGAAGGGGTTGGGCGCGCGGGTGATCGAGATCGAGGCGCCGTTCGATCCCGAAGGCGGCGCCTATGCGGATTCCGGCCACGCTCATGCGCCGGAGGTCCACGATCATTCATCGCACGATCATGGCCACCATCATCATGGTGAACACGATCATCATCACCATGACGAGCACTGCGATCACGACCACCACCATGGTCATTCCCATGCTCATGACCACAAATAA
- a CDS encoding putative quinol monooxygenase yields MIYVVATSQVKPECRDAFIKGAKECIAATRQEKGCISYENHTSIHDPNLFVVVERWETREDLNAHGKAPHMKVWREYSAPLKVSPTVIEIISDGKVEKF; encoded by the coding sequence ATGATCTATGTCGTCGCCACTTCGCAGGTGAAGCCGGAATGCCGGGACGCCTTCATCAAGGGCGCCAAGGAATGCATCGCCGCCACCCGCCAGGAGAAGGGCTGCATTTCCTATGAAAACCACACCAGCATCCACGACCCCAATCTGTTCGTGGTGGTCGAGCGCTGGGAAACCCGCGAGGATCTCAACGCCCATGGCAAGGCACCGCACATGAAGGTGTGGCGGGAATATTCCGCGCCGCTCAAGGTGTCGCCGACCGTGATCGAGATCATCAGCGACGGCAAGGTCGAGAAGTTCTAA
- a CDS encoding putative quinol monooxygenase yields MIYVVATLTVKPETRAEFIAAATACIKETRKEAGNIAYDLHESVTDPAKMVFVEQWENAEALVPHRGAEHMKTFGRVAVKCFAAPPKIEVITPEKVDVR; encoded by the coding sequence GTGATTTACGTCGTTGCCACACTGACCGTGAAGCCTGAAACGCGCGCCGAATTCATTGCCGCCGCCACTGCCTGCATCAAGGAAACCCGAAAAGAGGCCGGCAATATTGCTTATGACTTGCATGAGAGCGTCACCGATCCGGCCAAGATGGTGTTCGTCGAGCAGTGGGAAAACGCCGAGGCGCTGGTGCCGCACCGCGGCGCCGAGCATATGAAGACCTTCGGCCGCGTCGCGGTGAAATGCTTCGCCGCGCCGCCGAAGATCGAAGTCATCACGCCCGAAAAAGTCGACGTTCGCTGA
- the ureC gene encoding urease subunit alpha encodes MSVKIKRSVYADMFGPTTGDRVRLADTDLIIEVERDFTVYGEEVKFGGGKVIRDGMGQSQASNKQGAADTVITNALIVDHWGIVKADVAIKEGYISAIGKAGNPDIQPGVTIVIGPGTDIIAGEGKILTAGGFDSHIHFICPQQIEHALMSGVTSMLGGGTGPSHGTFATTCTPGPWHMARMIQSFDAFPVNLGISGKGNASRPAALVEMIKAGACALKLHEDWGTTPAAINNCLSVADDYDVQVMIHSDTLNESGFVEDTVKAFKGRTIHAFHTEGAGGGHAPDIIKIAGLKNVLPSSTNPTRPFTRNTIDEHLDMLMVCHHLDPSIAEDLAFAESRIRKETIAAEDILHDLGALSMMSSDSQAMGRLGEVIIRTWQTADKMKKQRGSLPQDKGNNDNFRVKRYIAKYTINPAIAHGVSGLIGSVEKGKLADLVLWSPAFFGVKPDCIIKGGSIVAAPMGDPNASIPTPQPVHYQPMFAAFGKSLTASSVVFSSKAAVAAGLAKKLGIDKKLYAVENTRGGISKKSMIHNSATPKIEVDPETYEVRADGELLTCAPAEVLPMAQRYFMF; translated from the coding sequence ATGTCCGTAAAAATCAAGCGTTCCGTCTATGCCGACATGTTCGGGCCGACCACCGGCGACCGGGTGCGGCTGGCCGACACCGATCTCATCATCGAGGTCGAGAGGGACTTCACCGTCTATGGCGAGGAGGTGAAGTTCGGCGGCGGCAAGGTGATCCGCGACGGCATGGGGCAGTCGCAAGCTTCCAACAAGCAGGGCGCGGCCGACACCGTCATCACCAATGCGCTGATCGTCGACCATTGGGGCATCGTGAAGGCCGACGTCGCGATCAAGGAAGGCTACATCAGCGCCATCGGCAAGGCCGGCAATCCCGACATCCAGCCCGGCGTCACCATCGTGATCGGCCCCGGCACCGATATCATCGCGGGCGAGGGCAAGATCCTCACGGCCGGCGGCTTCGACAGCCACATCCATTTCATCTGCCCGCAGCAGATCGAGCATGCATTGATGTCCGGCGTCACCTCGATGCTGGGCGGCGGCACCGGCCCCTCGCACGGCACCTTTGCCACCACCTGCACGCCCGGCCCATGGCACATGGCGCGGATGATCCAGTCGTTCGATGCGTTCCCGGTCAATCTCGGCATTTCCGGCAAGGGCAACGCCTCGCGGCCGGCGGCGCTGGTCGAGATGATCAAGGCCGGCGCCTGTGCGCTGAAACTGCACGAGGATTGGGGCACCACGCCCGCCGCTATCAATAATTGCCTCAGCGTCGCCGACGACTACGACGTCCAGGTCATGATCCATTCCGACACGCTGAACGAATCCGGTTTCGTCGAGGACACGGTGAAGGCGTTCAAGGGCCGCACCATCCACGCCTTCCACACCGAAGGCGCCGGCGGCGGCCACGCGCCTGACATCATCAAGATCGCGGGCTTGAAGAACGTGCTGCCGTCCTCGACCAACCCGACGCGGCCGTTCACCCGCAACACCATTGACGAGCATCTGGACATGCTGATGGTATGCCATCATCTCGATCCCTCGATCGCCGAAGATCTCGCCTTTGCCGAAAGCCGGATCCGCAAAGAGACCATTGCGGCGGAAGACATCCTGCACGATCTCGGCGCGCTCTCGATGATGTCGTCGGATTCGCAGGCCATGGGCCGGCTCGGCGAGGTCATCATCCGCACCTGGCAGACCGCCGACAAGATGAAGAAGCAGCGCGGCTCGCTGCCGCAGGACAAGGGCAACAACGACAATTTCCGCGTCAAGCGCTACATCGCCAAATACACCATCAACCCCGCGATCGCGCACGGCGTCTCCGGGCTGATCGGCTCGGTGGAAAAGGGCAAGCTCGCCGATCTCGTGCTGTGGTCGCCGGCTTTCTTCGGCGTCAAGCCGGATTGCATCATCAAGGGCGGCTCGATCGTGGCAGCCCCGATGGGCGATCCCAACGCGTCGATCCCGACGCCGCAGCCCGTGCACTACCAGCCGATGTTCGCCGCCTTCGGCAAGTCGCTGACGGCGTCCTCGGTGGTGTTCTCCTCCAAGGCCGCGGTGGCCGCGGGGCTGGCGAAGAAGCTCGGCATCGACAAGAAACTCTATGCGGTTGAAAATACCCGCGGCGGCATCTCCAAGAAGAGCATGATCCATAATTCCGCCACGCCGAAAATCGAGGTCGATCCCGAGACCTATGAGGTGCGCGCCGATGGCGAATTGCTGACCTGCGCCCCGGCCGAGGTGCTGCCCATGGCGCAGCGCTATTTCATGTTCTAA
- a CDS encoding urease subunit beta → MIPGELFIQDGEIELNAGRKTVTLTVANSGDRPIQVGSHYHFFETNPALKFDRKRARGMRLDIAAGTAVRFEPGQTRDVQLVALAGKRVIYGFRGDVMGKL, encoded by the coding sequence ATGATCCCCGGCGAACTCTTCATCCAGGACGGCGAGATCGAACTCAATGCCGGCCGCAAGACCGTGACGCTCACTGTCGCCAATAGCGGCGACCGTCCGATCCAGGTCGGCTCGCACTATCATTTCTTTGAGACCAATCCGGCGCTGAAATTCGACCGCAAACGCGCCCGCGGCATGCGGCTCGATATCGCCGCCGGCACCGCCGTCCGCTTCGAGCCGGGCCAGACCCGTGACGTGCAGCTGGTGGCTCTCGCTGGCAAACGCGTCATCTACGGCTTCCGCGGCGACGTGATGGGCAAGCTGTGA
- a CDS encoding urease subunit gamma: MNLSPREKDKLLISMAAMVARRRLERGVKLNHPEAVAIISDFIVEGARDGRTVAELMQAGAQVITRAQCMDGIAEMIHDIQVEATFPDGTKLVTVHEPIR, encoded by the coding sequence ATGAATCTCTCCCCCCGCGAAAAGGACAAGCTGCTGATCTCGATGGCGGCGATGGTGGCGCGGCGCCGGCTGGAGCGCGGCGTCAAGCTCAACCATCCCGAGGCGGTCGCGATCATTTCCGATTTCATCGTCGAGGGCGCGCGCGACGGCCGCACCGTCGCCGAACTGATGCAGGCCGGCGCCCAGGTAATCACCCGTGCGCAGTGCATGGATGGGATCGCCGAGATGATCCACGACATCCAGGTCGAAGCCACGTTTCCCGACGGGACAAAACTCGTCACCGTGCATGAACCGATACGATGA